A region of Hydrogenimonas thermophila DNA encodes the following proteins:
- a CDS encoding FecR domain-containing protein: MKKLLIAFIIFMISAYSLVAKVGVVAAVKGEAYIQRSGKKIIANTGSSIEDKDIVITKENSKVQLIFNDKTVVTIGRNSKFSIKEYLFEDSKKSKVSFGMTKGLFRTITGKIGKIAPKKFKLKTKNATIGIRGTEIIIEASPIKGDKIACTQGAISVMSNFNGKSVYVEAGKITEVKPNSSPTPPRDFVAGDIDEFSKKKAKEDKKNKEIKKTSTEKEQKDETFKTEQSNETTSSNQDVSNDEKLVADTENKTTDNQNLDIAIEQHSNQISDAVIVTDTDIVRIAENIDTIVEITEDTVNTQNSNDIINTVNNEIETVSENIPNPTDSETAGTDAEAGSISSPPNTEVYDPSQSTTVEVDIPNPSNGETTVDIDTIEDSGLEETLYSDDYMSFGYWMDNENNPVDTWVNGTVSPAEAVEGYITDHITASYSGDVAAITNGKIATGTFDMSIDFGAQTLSGVMQFQAADEPTWKFEITDGLVTPYYFESNSIASSSDSDVEGISGNINGGFYGPNVESIGGSFQLDSISNGSAIGVFGGTKQ; this comes from the coding sequence ATGAAAAAGTTATTGATTGCATTTATTATTTTTATGATTTCAGCATATAGTTTAGTTGCTAAGGTTGGAGTGGTTGCTGCTGTTAAAGGAGAAGCTTATATTCAAAGGTCTGGAAAAAAAATCATAGCCAATACTGGTAGTTCTATAGAAGATAAAGATATTGTTATAACTAAAGAAAATAGTAAAGTACAGTTGATATTTAATGATAAAACAGTTGTAACTATTGGAAGAAATAGTAAATTTTCAATAAAAGAGTATCTTTTTGAGGATTCTAAAAAATCAAAAGTATCATTTGGTATGACAAAAGGTTTGTTTAGAACAATTACAGGAAAAATAGGAAAAATAGCACCTAAAAAGTTTAAGTTAAAAACGAAGAATGCAACTATAGGTATTAGAGGTACAGAAATTATTATTGAAGCATCCCCTATTAAAGGTGATAAAATAGCTTGTACTCAGGGAGCTATAAGTGTTATGTCTAATTTTAATGGTAAAAGTGTTTATGTTGAGGCTGGAAAGATAACAGAAGTAAAACCAAACTCTTCTCCTACACCTCCAAGAGACTTTGTAGCTGGAGATATTGATGAATTTAGTAAAAAGAAAGCAAAAGAAGATAAAAAAAATAAAGAAATAAAAAAAACTTCTACAGAAAAAGAGCAGAAAGATGAAACTTTTAAAACTGAGCAAAGCAATGAGACAACTAGTAGTAATCAAGATGTTTCCAATGATGAAAAGCTAGTAGCTGATACAGAGAATAAAACTACTGATAATCAAAATCTTGATATTGCAATAGAACAACATTCAAATCAAATCTCTGATGCAGTAATTGTAACAGATACAGATATAGTAAGAATAGCTGAAAATATAGATACCATTGTAGAAATTACAGAAGATACTGTTAATACACAAAACTCAAATGATATTATAAATACAGTGAATAATGAAATAGAAACTGTATCAGAGAATATACCGAATCCTACAGATAGTGAGACAGCAGGAACAGATGCTGAAGCAGGAAGCATATCAAGTCCACCTAATACAGAAGTTTATGATCCATCGCAAAGTACAACAGTTGAAGTAGATATTCCTAATCCTTCAAATGGTGAAACAACTGTGGATATAGATACTATTGAAGATAGTGGTTTAGAAGAAACATTATATAGTGATGACTATATGTCATTTGGATACTGGATGGATAATGAAAATAATCCTGTAGATACTTGGGTTAATGGTACAGTTTCGCCGGCAGAAGCAGTTGAAGGATATATTACAGATCATATTACAGCTAGTTATTCAGGTGATGTAGCCGCTATTACAAACGGTAAAATTGCAACAGGAACATTTGATATGAGTATAGATTTTGGTGCTCAGACACTTTCAGGTGTAATGCAATTTCAAGCTGCTGATGAACCAACCTGGAAATTTGAGATTACAGATGGTTTAGTAACTCCTTACTATTTTGAAAGTAATAGTATAGCTTCAAGTAGTGATAGTGATGTTGAAGGAATTAGTGGAAATATTAATGGAGGTTTTTATGGTCCAAATGTTGAAAGTATTGGAGGTAGTTTTCAATTAGATAGTATATCTAATGGTTCAGCAATAGGGGTTTTTGGAGGAACTAAACAATGA
- a CDS encoding porin family protein, producing MKKIFILLLFYSILNAGNNSTELHSSRSNLKNYSNINKKEDQKLKRAIYYYKNGKYEKSYEVLNRYLLNNLKNIKWQYYLGRSAYKLGKFEEAISAFERVLMLEPTNIRAKLEIAKIYFETKKLDKSKNLFEEILKENIPVQVKLNVKKYLKAIEKSRKKSFLKAIAVVGISYDSNVNNSPVDEQYYIPKLQINLDNTVTYDSDYAHQEILILNHLYDIGNPGGFALKNNFLFFLKTMEKYSDKNIFFYSYSPAISYRKNKYLVDLAIGYERMFYGSNPYLHTFYFSPSLQYMLSKTFMYKISLKFQRKIPESLLNKERDANFYEIFLSIQKKLSNKFFINPTISYQQERKIDSVLTNIDLDAIALGLGTVYKFTEDKSFGLKLLYRDIKYKDIDSLYGTKRKDRYYNFSISFTKKMSKGFIFQGSIGHIKNYSNHPSSAYKKSYANINIIKEF from the coding sequence GTGAAAAAGATTTTTATTTTACTTCTTTTTTATTCTATTCTTAATGCAGGAAATAATAGTACAGAATTACACAGTAGTAGAAGTAATTTAAAAAATTATTCAAATATAAATAAAAAAGAAGACCAAAAATTAAAGAGAGCAATTTACTACTATAAAAATGGTAAATATGAAAAGTCTTATGAGGTATTAAATAGATATTTATTAAATAATTTAAAAAATATTAAATGGCAATACTATCTTGGAAGAAGTGCATATAAACTAGGAAAATTTGAAGAGGCTATTAGTGCATTTGAGAGAGTTTTAATGCTTGAACCTACTAATATTAGAGCAAAGTTAGAAATTGCAAAGATATATTTTGAAACTAAAAAACTAGATAAATCAAAAAATCTTTTTGAAGAAATATTAAAAGAGAACATTCCTGTACAGGTAAAACTAAATGTAAAAAAATATTTGAAAGCAATTGAAAAATCTAGAAAAAAATCTTTTTTAAAAGCAATAGCAGTTGTCGGAATATCTTATGACTCCAATGTAAACAACTCTCCTGTTGATGAACAATATTATATTCCAAAATTACAGATAAATCTTGACAATACTGTTACATATGACAGTGATTATGCTCATCAAGAGATACTCATATTAAATCATCTGTATGATATTGGTAATCCTGGAGGTTTTGCTTTAAAAAATAACTTTTTGTTTTTTTTGAAAACAATGGAGAAATATTCAGATAAAAATATATTTTTTTATAGTTACTCTCCTGCTATTTCTTATAGGAAAAATAAATATTTAGTAGATTTAGCTATTGGCTATGAAAGAATGTTTTATGGTTCTAATCCATATCTACATACTTTTTACTTCTCTCCATCTTTACAATATATGTTGTCAAAAACTTTTATGTACAAAATTTCATTAAAATTTCAAAGAAAAATACCTGAAAGTTTATTAAATAAGGAGAGAGATGCAAATTTTTATGAAATATTTTTATCGATACAAAAAAAGTTAAGTAATAAGTTTTTTATTAATCCAACAATTAGTTACCAACAAGAGAGAAAAATTGATAGTGTTTTAACAAATATTGATTTAGATGCAATTGCTCTTGGGTTAGGTACTGTATATAAATTTACTGAAGATAAAAGTTTTGGTCTAAAACTATTGTATAGAGATATTAAATACAAAGATATAGATTCTCTTTATGGAACAAAAAGAAAAGACAGGTACTACAATTTTTCAATCAGTTTTACTAAAAAAATGAGTAAAGGATTTATATTTCAGGGTAGTATAGGACATATAAAAAATTATTCAAATCATCCATCTTCTGCATATAAAAAAAGTTATGCAAATATAAATATTATTAAAGAGTTTTAG
- a CDS encoding CHASE2 domain-containing protein translates to MNKKKLYIISTSIIVTLSIIFGYLYHYELLNPFDKKIVDLMFKIRGYQIPSKDIVIIDIDEKSLNELGQWPWSRNKVAKILYNLKNAGAGIIGLDIVFSEQDNSSPKKILTELGIEYQNAPDYDEILAKAVSETPTILGYIFDFENDSNLEGSSPEIPVIFIEKNRPKELDFIIKAKRAILNIPIIQNNAYSSGFFNTIPDNDGIVRTVPLIVRYDDSIYPSLSLEIVRAIIGVNKVYINYTSSGVTSVQMNDLIIPTDRFGRLLVNFKGPAKSYTYLSASDIYNNKFNYDLINGKIVLIGTSASGLLDLRATPYDSTFPGIEIHANTIDNLINQTFITIPDWIEVADILVMITICLISVIIFSITPPFLLTLFIPLIFGGFFIFLYKMLFEYHILLNTIFPLLLLISLFSISTIINYFYEIRIKEIIKDKFAKKVSPQVVEELLNSPESDAFDIKEKEITIFFSDIRSFTSISEQIGNPKRLIELLNRYMTPMVDIIINNKGTIDKFIGDAIMAYWNAPQNLDNHQDAAVTSALEQLQMLENLNNSFKTEGLPVINIGIGIHTGLATVGEMGSQGRNDYTVIGDNVNLASRLEGLNKYYGTQLIISHFTKDKLHKTYITRELDTVLVKGKKHPVTIYEVLGFGTPDEKLKKELNLYEKALSKYKNRDFTDAKYFFEIIYKNSPKTLYKIYIERCNNFIKHPNKFNAIYEFTTK, encoded by the coding sequence ATGAATAAAAAAAAATTATACATCATATCTACTTCCATAATAGTTACACTTTCAATAATATTCGGATATTTATATCATTATGAATTACTTAATCCTTTTGATAAAAAAATAGTAGATCTAATGTTCAAAATTAGAGGCTATCAAATACCTAGTAAAGATATTGTCATCATAGATATTGATGAAAAAAGTTTGAATGAACTAGGACAATGGCCCTGGTCTCGCAATAAAGTTGCAAAAATTTTATACAATCTTAAAAATGCTGGAGCCGGAATAATAGGTCTTGACATCGTTTTTTCAGAACAAGACAACAGTTCTCCTAAAAAAATTTTAACAGAGCTTGGAATAGAATATCAAAATGCTCCCGATTATGATGAAATACTTGCAAAAGCAGTTTCTGAAACACCAACTATTCTTGGATATATATTTGATTTTGAAAATGACAGTAATCTAGAAGGGAGTTCTCCTGAAATTCCTGTTATTTTTATAGAAAAAAATCGTCCAAAAGAGTTAGATTTTATAATTAAAGCAAAACGTGCAATACTAAATATTCCAATTATTCAAAACAACGCTTATTCTAGTGGTTTTTTCAATACAATTCCAGATAACGATGGTATTGTTCGTACAGTCCCACTTATAGTACGTTACGATGACTCTATTTATCCATCTTTGTCATTAGAAATTGTGCGAGCTATAATTGGAGTTAATAAAGTTTATATTAATTATACTTCATCCGGTGTCACATCTGTACAAATGAATGATTTAATCATACCAACCGATCGTTTTGGAAGATTGCTTGTTAATTTTAAAGGACCAGCTAAAAGTTATACTTATCTTTCTGCCTCAGATATATATAACAATAAATTTAACTATGATCTTATTAATGGAAAAATTGTATTAATTGGAACTTCAGCATCAGGATTACTAGATCTTCGAGCTACTCCATATGATAGTACATTTCCAGGAATTGAAATTCACGCAAATACCATTGACAACTTAATAAATCAAACATTTATCACTATACCTGACTGGATAGAAGTTGCTGATATTTTAGTAATGATTACAATATGCTTAATATCTGTAATTATATTCTCAATAACACCTCCATTTTTATTAACACTATTTATACCTCTTATTTTTGGAGGTTTTTTTATATTTTTATATAAAATGCTTTTTGAATATCATATTTTACTTAATACTATATTTCCATTACTTCTTTTAATATCACTATTTTCTATTTCAACAATAATTAATTATTTTTATGAAATACGTATTAAAGAGATTATAAAAGACAAATTTGCAAAAAAAGTTTCTCCTCAAGTTGTAGAGGAGTTACTTAACAGTCCTGAATCTGATGCATTTGATATAAAAGAGAAGGAAATTACAATATTTTTTAGTGATATTAGATCTTTTACTTCAATTTCAGAACAGATAGGAAACCCTAAACGTCTTATTGAATTACTTAACAGATATATGACACCAATGGTAGATATTATTATAAACAATAAAGGAACAATTGATAAATTTATTGGTGATGCAATTATGGCTTACTGGAATGCACCACAAAATTTAGATAATCACCAAGATGCAGCTGTAACATCTGCTCTTGAACAGCTGCAAATGCTTGAAAACCTTAATAATTCATTTAAAACTGAAGGACTGCCTGTTATAAACATAGGAATTGGAATTCATACAGGATTAGCAACAGTTGGGGAAATGGGTTCACAAGGACGGAACGATTATACTGTAATTGGTGATAATGTAAACCTTGCTTCAAGACTTGAGGGATTAAATAAATATTATGGAACTCAACTTATCATTTCACACTTTACAAAAGACAAACTTCATAAAACATATATTACACGCGAACTAGATACCGTGTTAGTAAAAGGGAAAAAACATCCAGTTACTATATACGAAGTTCTTGGATTTGGAACTCCAGATGAGAAGTTGAAAAAAGAATTAAACTTATATGAAAAAGCCTTATCTAAATATAAAAATAGAGATTTTACTGATGCAAAATATTTTTTTGAAATAATCTATAAAAATTCTCCAAAAACTCTTTATAAAATATATATTGAACGTTGCAACAACTTTATTAAACATCCTAATAAATTTAATGCAATTTATGAATTTACTACCAAGTAA
- a CDS encoding HD domain-containing phosphohydrolase: MEGIKFLGSYGGKTKECFTTCIQVAQDILIDAGNIIKGYKYDFTEINHLFLTHSHLDHINDIPYLIDSIFDKRDKTFYIYGIEKTLSNIKNHIFCNEIWTDYTKIAINDRGEPVVTLVPLSYGQRFKIRDLSLIPIKNHHMEGSCGYIIDNGKNSILFSSDTYLCPSITEEINRNSNITAAIFEVSFPNGYESLAKVSCHLTPSILEKQLSNLKRKDINIYINHIKPSHKQEILQNIEKSIKLSQIGVTVIDDGDFIDYESGLHKNIDKFENSDENFARLMHIGTMLTAQTDKNRLFNMIVYAAREFTNADGGTLYIMDQEHKNLEFQIIQNETLQINKGLNSEDKPDWPLVPLYHENGDKNWEMVAAASALTGKVINIADVYNDKRYNFSGTKKFDQMTGYRSKSMLVIPMKNHEGEVIGVLQLINRQNNLGDIVPFSKDDENITKSLASQAALLMRNQLLIYDLEHMLISFLNSLATTLDEKSPFTGDHIRRMVEITMMLAKAIVSDNSGIYKDIYFNDEELQQIYLSALMHDIGKISTPDFLINKQTKLESIYDRINCIKLKIEILKRDIGKTYKKEYINSKYSDNKILDEITNFLEESNRGSEFFSDEKVERLKKIYDEIFVEIDGKLNKLIEQDEYEALSVRKGTLTDQERKKIMDHVIETQKILKRLSFPKKYSRIPEIAGAHHEKLNGKGYPNGLKGDEIPFEARILAIADIFEALTAPDRPYKTPKKLSEAMKILYFMAKDNELDYDMVKFFYEKKIYLEYAKKHLHPEQIDEVSLTW; this comes from the coding sequence ATGGAAGGAATTAAATTTTTAGGATCATATGGTGGTAAGACAAAAGAGTGTTTTACTACTTGTATTCAGGTTGCTCAAGATATTTTAATAGATGCAGGTAATATAATTAAAGGTTATAAATATGACTTTACTGAGATCAATCATCTATTTTTAACTCATTCACATCTTGATCATATAAATGATATTCCATATCTAATAGATAGTATTTTTGATAAAAGAGATAAAACATTTTATATTTATGGGATTGAAAAGACTCTTTCAAATATAAAAAATCATATTTTTTGTAATGAAATTTGGACTGATTATACAAAAATAGCTATTAATGACAGGGGAGAACCTGTTGTAACTTTAGTACCATTATCGTATGGTCAGCGTTTTAAAATAAGGGATTTATCATTAATACCAATAAAAAACCATCATATGGAAGGAAGTTGTGGATATATTATAGATAATGGCAAAAACTCAATACTATTTTCATCTGATACTTATCTTTGTCCTTCAATTACAGAAGAGATAAATAGAAATAGTAATATTACTGCTGCTATTTTTGAAGTATCATTTCCTAATGGATATGAGTCTTTAGCAAAAGTAAGTTGTCATCTTACTCCTTCAATATTGGAAAAACAACTTTCTAATCTAAAACGAAAAGATATAAATATATATATAAATCATATAAAACCATCACATAAACAGGAGATTTTACAAAACATAGAAAAGTCTATAAAACTTTCACAAATAGGTGTAACAGTAATTGATGATGGTGATTTCATAGACTATGAAAGCGGACTACATAAAAATATAGATAAATTTGAAAATTCTGATGAAAATTTTGCTCGTTTAATGCATATTGGAACAATGTTGACAGCACAAACTGATAAAAACAGACTTTTTAATATGATTGTGTATGCAGCAAGAGAGTTTACAAATGCTGATGGCGGGACTCTTTATATTATGGATCAAGAGCATAAAAATCTTGAATTTCAAATAATTCAAAATGAAACTTTGCAAATAAATAAAGGATTAAATTCAGAAGATAAACCAGATTGGCCTCTTGTTCCTTTATACCATGAAAATGGAGACAAAAATTGGGAAATGGTTGCTGCTGCATCTGCTTTAACTGGCAAGGTTATAAATATAGCAGATGTATATAATGATAAGCGTTATAACTTCAGTGGTACAAAAAAGTTTGATCAAATGACAGGATATAGATCAAAATCTATGCTTGTTATACCTATGAAAAATCATGAAGGTGAAGTAATAGGAGTACTTCAACTTATTAATAGACAAAATAATCTTGGAGATATAGTTCCTTTTAGTAAAGATGATGAGAATATTACTAAATCATTGGCTTCACAAGCAGCACTTTTAATGCGCAATCAGCTTTTAATATATGATTTAGAGCATATGTTAATATCTTTTCTAAACTCTCTTGCTACTACATTAGATGAAAAATCACCATTTACAGGTGACCATATTCGCCGTATGGTTGAAATTACTATGATGCTTGCAAAAGCAATAGTCTCAGATAATAGTGGCATATATAAAGATATATATTTTAATGATGAAGAGTTGCAACAGATCTATCTTTCAGCATTAATGCATGATATTGGCAAAATATCAACACCTGATTTTTTAATAAACAAACAGACAAAGCTTGAAAGTATTTATGATCGAATTAATTGCATAAAATTAAAAATAGAAATATTAAAAAGAGATATTGGCAAAACATATAAGAAAGAGTATATTAATAGCAAATACTCTGATAATAAAATTTTAGATGAAATTACGAATTTTTTAGAAGAGTCAAATAGAGGGAGTGAGTTTTTTAGTGATGAAAAAGTTGAAAGACTTAAAAAGATATATGATGAAATATTTGTAGAAATTGATGGCAAATTAAATAAACTTATTGAACAAGATGAATATGAAGCTCTTAGTGTCAGAAAAGGTACATTAACTGACCAAGAGAGAAAAAAAATTATGGATCATGTTATTGAAACACAAAAGATTTTAAAAAGGCTTTCGTTTCCTAAAAAATATAGCCGTATTCCAGAAATTGCAGGTGCTCACCATGAAAAACTAAATGGAAAAGGGTATCCTAATGGATTAAAGGGTGATGAAATTCCATTTGAAGCAAGAATTTTAGCTATTGCAGATATATTTGAAGCATTGACTGCACCGGATCGTCCATATAAGACACCAAAAAAACTTTCTGAAGCAATGAAAATTCTCTATTTTATGGCAAAAGATAATGAGTTAGATTATGATATGGTAAAGTTTTTTTATGAAAAAAAAATTTATCTTGAATATGCTAAAAAACATTTACATCCTGAACAGATTGATGAAGTTTCACTTACTTGGTAG